GAAGAAGGGGTAGCGGCGATCGCAGTCATCACCGCAGGGGCTGATTCTTCTTTAGATGAGTTAGATGCAGATGCTTTAGTTACGATCCTCTGGGATTTTGAGATCTTTGAGGAATACTCCGAAGATGAAATCACTGAAATAGTTGATAGACTCATATACATTGGGGAGGAAGAGGGGCTGGGCGCCCTATTTAATATCGCCAGGGAATCCCTCTCTGATGATGTACTATTGGATGCTTTTGCGGCTGGGGTGATCATACTTTTAGACCCAGAAGAATTGGTTCTCCCTAAAAAGAAACAGCCTTATCTCAAAAAGCTACAGGAAGCTTTGGATCTAGAGGATGAAGAAGCCCAAGAAATTATACAAGAGGTAATTGCTGCTTTTCAAGAAGCAGAAAATGACGAATTTGCAGATGATGAAGATGAAACAGTGGTAGTTGAAGAATACAGCGAACAAGTCTATGAGTCGCCTTTAGGTAATTTTTCACTCCCAATTCCAGTTGACCCCCAGCAAGGCGGTAGAATTCAAAGTCAAGAAGGAGTAGTTGGCTTTTCTGATGATTTTGGCACTTTCCTGAGAATTGATTATTATCCTCTCCCGGACGAACAAGTCGAGGAAATAGAGTCTACTGGACAGCAAGAATATCTCCAATCAGTTCTAGTAGAAAAATATGTACCTCAGGCAATTATTGTCAATTTACCAAATGCTCAAATAGAGTATAGCGAATATCTGGAAGAAACGCTAGCAGGGGCTTACTATATATTAGTAGATATGCCCCAAGGTTCCACAATTTCCAAGCAAGAAAATAACGGCACCGCCATCAGATTAGATGCATACCGAGGGCTACTGGCTTTTATCAAAGCTGACTTTTTGTATATAATTAGCAACCAGCGCAGCTTTTTTAACGGACAAGCTCCCGGTTCTATTGAAGACGAAGCGGAGGAACTCAAGGAAAATCTTTTAGATTTCGTTGAGACGATTGAGTTTACCTAGTCTCAAAATTTCAGCGAAATATGACCAAAAGACGCTCAAAGGGCGTCTTTATTTTTATAAAAAAAAGTGGGCAGCACCGTCGTAGGGGCACGGCATTGCCGTGCCCCTACAATTATCTGTACCTCACCAACTGGCAATCTGCTGTAACTATTGGCGAAGATTTAATTAAAATATGAATCTGCTGAAAATACAGCGTATTTCAGGTAAATGAGGTACGCAGGTAGGGGCATGGCACTGCCATGCCCTTACAATTATCTGTACCTCACCAAGTTGCCAAAGTAGGCTAGGCAATGCCAAGCAAAACCCCGATATGTAGGGCATAGCCCTACCTACTTAACTTCAACATCAAGCTAATATTTTTTCAATTTCTTTGAGTACCTCAGCTAAAAAAGGAGCATCTGATTTAACGATATTATCCTCACTTCCATCATGTTTATAATGGGGAAAGGTAGGCAAATTTAATTTTCGGTGATGTTCAGTATTGTCATAGCGAAAAATTAAATTATTCTCACAATTCATATATTGATAACTATACATTTTTCTATCTATGGATATTTCCACATAGACAAATTCTCTCAAATGCAGCAAAGAATTATCTAGAAATTCGAGCTTTCCTCTGATAAAACCTTCATATATTCCTCTGGTTTCATGTTCTATATTAAATAATTTAACTATTGGCGAA
The Gloeotrichia echinulata CP02 DNA segment above includes these coding regions:
- a CDS encoding tellurite resistance TerB family protein, encoding MTKYDKIFNSKQTSKESLSPEEGVAAIAVITAGADSSLDELDADALVTILWDFEIFEEYSEDEITEIVDRLIYIGEEEGLGALFNIARESLSDDVLLDAFAAGVIILLDPEELVLPKKKQPYLKKLQEALDLEDEEAQEIIQEVIAAFQEAENDEFADDEDETVVVEEYSEQVYESPLGNFSLPIPVDPQQGGRIQSQEGVVGFSDDFGTFLRIDYYPLPDEQVEEIESTGQQEYLQSVLVEKYVPQAIIVNLPNAQIEYSEYLEETLAGAYYILVDMPQGSTISKQENNGTAIRLDAYRGLLAFIKADFLYIISNQRSFFNGQAPGSIEDEAEELKENLLDFVETIEFT
- a CDS encoding DUF6516 family protein, giving the protein MLIEDYFQQIDILIKSSPIVKLFNIEHETRGIYEGFIRGKLEFLDNSLLHLREFVYVEISIDRKMYSYQYMNCENNLIFRYDNTEHHRKLNLPTFPHYKHDGSEDNIVKSDAPFLAEVLKEIEKILA